In a single window of the Thunnus maccoyii chromosome 7, fThuMac1.1, whole genome shotgun sequence genome:
- the amh gene encoding muellerian-inhibiting factor has translation MLVVDVFFCGALMLCWTRLCVALQVSHGRQLIPAHDPTMTGNTLKSSHTMDSTETGDSSETKTSSASTVSHLVPHNAPCFLDDIFAVMSEGLGDDGELTNSSLTLFGICTASDNSSRSVLLELARKTSRNQRNGLEVLHPTGVLLVEEEETGSLALTFDLPQSPLLELNPVLLLAFESPLTGGDLDEIIFTSQSLQPNTQAVCISGGTQYILLTGEASEGHVHQRWRISVETKSPDMKESLKELLVGGKSGSYISPTLFLLFSTERGTDTRYTKVPHSSQTFSFLCELKRFLGDVLPQDHPESPPLKLDILQSLPPLTLGLSSSVNLLAGLINSSASTIFYFTSSMSHMHHGELALPPALSEELRWRLEQIVVQIMEVIREEDVGHRGMKRLERLKELSAFPKVDLAAGESQYRAFLLLKALQTVGGAYEIQRRLRATRADPDSPVRGSNCGLIDLTVSLEKHLVGPNTANINNCHGPCNFPLNNTNNHAILLQSHIESGNLQERRPCCVPVAYEPLWVVNVNQLGTYISLRPDIVAKECECR, from the exons ATGTTGGTTGTTGATGTCTTCTTCTGCGGGGCATTGATGCTCTGCTGGACCCGGCTCTGTGTAGCCCTGCAGGTCTCACATGGAAGGCAGCTGATCCCGGCCCATGACCCCACAATGACAG GAAATACACTGAAGTCCAGCCACACAATGGACTCCACAGAGACTGGAGATAGTTCAGAGACAAAGACATCATCGGCCTCCACAGTTTCTCATCTTGTCCCTCACAACGCACCATGCTTTCTGGATGACATATTCGCAGTGATGAGTGAAGGTTTGGGGGATGACGGCGAACTGACGAACAGCAGTTTGACTTTGTTTGGAATCTGTACGGCATCTGATAATTCGTCAAGATCAGTGTTATTGGAGCTTGCTAGGAAAACAAGCAGAAATCAGAGAAATGGACTGGAGGTTTTGCATCCAACTGGAG TGTTGTTGGTTGAGGAAGAAGAGACAGGATCACTTGCATTAACCTTTGACCTCCCACAATCCCCTTTGCTCGAGCTGAACCCTGTGTTGCTCTTGGCATTTGAAAGTCCTCTCACAGGAGGAGACCTGGACGAGATCATTTTCACTAGTCAGTCTCTACAGCCAAACACGCAG GCTGTGTGCATTTCAGGAGGAACACAGTATATACTGCTGACAGGAGAAGCATCAGAAGGCCACGTTCACCAGAGGTGGAGGATTTCTGTTGAGACAAAATCCCCCGATATGA AGGAAAGTCTAAAAGAGCTCCTTGTTGGTGGAAAATCAGGAAGTTACATCAGCCCGActttgtttctgcttttttccaCGGAAAGAGGAACTGATACCAG atATACAAAAGTTCCACACTCATCCCAGactttctccttcctctgtgaGCTGAAGAGGTTCCTGGGTGATGTCCTGCCTCAGGACCACCCAGAGTCCCCTCCACTAAAGCTGGACATCTTACAGTCCCTGCCTCCCCTGACACTGGGCTTATCCTCCAGTGTGAACCTGCTGGCAGGACTGATCAACTCCTCTGCCTCCACCATCTTCTATTTCACTAGCTCCATGTCTCACATGCACCATGGAGAACTGGCCCTGCCTCCTGCCCTGTCAGAGGAGCTCAGGTGGAGGCTGGAGCAGATTGTGGTGCAGATTATGGAGGTAATCAGGGAGGAGGACGTGGGTCATAGGGGCATGAAGAGGCTGGAGAGGCTCAAAGAACTCAGTGCATTTCCGAAGGTGGACTTGGCAGCAG gagaaagcCAGTATCGAGCATTTCTTCTGCTGAAGGCCCTACAGACGGTGGGTGGCGCATACGAGATACAAAGAAGACTGCGGGCCACTAGAGCAGATCCCGACAGCCCGGTGAGGGGCAGCAACTGTGGGCTGATCGACCTCACTGTGTCTCTTGAAAAGCATCTTGTCGGCCCAAACACTGCCAATATCAACAACTGCCATGGCCCTTGTAATTTCCCCTTGAATAATACCAACAATCATGCTATCCTGCTCCAATCCCACATTGAGAGTGGGAATTTGCAGGAGCGTCGTCCGTGCTGTGTGCCTGTGGCCTACGAGCCTCTGTGGGTGGTGAACGTGAACCAACTTGGGACTTACATCTCACTTAGACCAGATATAGTGGCAAAGGAGTGCGAATGTCGCTAA